In a single window of the Candidatus Zymogenaceae bacterium genome:
- a CDS encoding roadblock/LC7 domain-containing protein: protein MASRTETMTNILKELEAGTPDIEASAIVSVDGLIMASALPQDVEEDRVAAMSAAMLSLGERTAQELNRGRLDQVFIRGEDGYVLLMNAGEDAVLTTLVRKDAKLGLIFLDMKRAVEELTKLV, encoded by the coding sequence ATGGCCAGTAGAACAGAAACAATGACTAACATTCTCAAGGAACTGGAAGCGGGAACGCCGGATATTGAAGCTTCCGCCATTGTCAGCGTCGACGGTTTGATCATGGCCTCGGCCCTTCCCCAGGACGTGGAAGAAGACAGGGTCGCCGCGATGAGTGCGGCCATGTTGTCTCTGGGCGAGCGTACCGCACAGGAGCTGAATAGGGGAAGGCTCGACCAGGTGTTTATTCGGGGAGAGGACGGATATGTCCTTTTGATGAACGCCGGCGAGGACGCAGTGTTGACCACACTGGTCCGTAAGGACGCGAAGCTGGGACTGATCTTTCTTGATATGAAAAGAGCGGTTGAAGAGCTGACAAAACTTGTCTAA
- a CDS encoding histone deacetylase produces MAVTGIVKDPIYLEHKTGSFHPESTERLKILYEMLEDQDIAGNIDLISPREATRDEIEMIHDHSYYERVAATEGLPHSSLDPDTQTSEKSFEAALYAAGGLLLGIDRLFEGKNKNVFALVRPPGHHAESGRGMGFCIFNNIAIAASYAIKTYGLKRVLIVDWDLHHGNATQHSFEEERRVLYFSTHQYPYYPGTGSFEEVGKGNARGFNVNVPLQVGNGDPEYYKIFKHVLEPIAFEFEPELVLVSAGFDIYFKDPLGGMEVTPEGFAALTDVLMLIAKTFAEERMLITLEGGYHLGGLRDGTKAVIKHMMGATTKEDLELTKKNLENVGQKANYPIKRAISVQREFWKCF; encoded by the coding sequence ATGGCGGTGACCGGCATCGTGAAGGATCCAATCTATCTGGAACATAAAACCGGAAGTTTCCACCCGGAAAGCACCGAGCGCCTCAAGATTCTCTACGAAATGCTTGAAGACCAGGATATCGCAGGAAACATCGATCTCATCTCTCCCCGCGAGGCCACACGGGATGAAATTGAAATGATTCACGACCATTCCTATTACGAACGAGTGGCAGCAACCGAGGGACTCCCCCACTCCTCCCTGGACCCGGACACCCAGACGTCGGAGAAGTCATTCGAAGCCGCCCTCTATGCCGCCGGAGGCCTCCTTCTGGGCATAGATCGTCTTTTTGAAGGGAAAAACAAGAATGTCTTCGCCCTTGTCCGCCCCCCCGGACACCACGCCGAATCGGGCAGGGGCATGGGATTCTGCATATTCAACAATATCGCCATAGCGGCCAGCTATGCCATCAAAACCTACGGCCTCAAGAGGGTCCTCATCGTCGACTGGGACCTGCACCATGGAAACGCCACCCAGCACTCCTTCGAGGAGGAAAGAAGAGTCCTCTATTTCTCCACACACCAGTACCCCTACTATCCGGGCACCGGCTCTTTCGAGGAGGTCGGCAAGGGCAACGCCCGGGGATTCAACGTCAACGTGCCGCTCCAGGTGGGCAACGGCGATCCTGAATACTACAAAATATTCAAACATGTCCTGGAGCCCATCGCATTTGAATTCGAGCCGGAGCTGGTGCTCGTCTCCGCCGGTTTCGATATATATTTCAAGGACCCCCTGGGAGGCATGGAGGTGACCCCGGAGGGATTCGCCGCCCTCACCGACGTGTTGATGCTCATCGCGAAAACATTCGCGGAAGAACGCATGCTCATCACCCTGGAGGGGGGCTACCACCTCGGCGGCCTCAGGGACGGCACAAAGGCGGTCATCAAGCACATGATGGGGGCGACCACCAAAGAGGATTTGGAGCTGACGAAAAAGAATCTGGAAAACGTCGGACAGAAGGCCAACTATCCGATCAAGCGGGCGATATCCGTGCAGCGTGAATTCTGGAAATGTTTCTAA
- the rfaE2 gene encoding D-glycero-beta-D-manno-heptose 1-phosphate adenylyltransferase, with translation MNTSSDRVLPLERLVSVADELRKEHRRIVFTNGCFDILHIGHLRYLEEAARQGDILIVGVNSDGSVKSLKKGDERPIVSQDERAQMVAALKPVDYVVIFDEPDPLKTILAVRPDVLVKGADWDEENIIGAKEVKSWGGTVFRARLINNRSTTDIIEKIRKLKI, from the coding sequence ATGAATACATCGAGCGATCGCGTGCTGCCGTTGGAAAGGCTTGTTTCCGTGGCCGATGAGTTGAGAAAGGAACATCGGCGTATCGTCTTTACGAACGGGTGCTTCGATATCCTCCATATCGGGCACCTTCGATATCTCGAAGAGGCGGCCCGTCAGGGGGATATCCTGATCGTGGGTGTCAACTCGGATGGTTCCGTGAAAAGTCTAAAGAAGGGCGATGAGCGACCCATTGTGTCCCAGGACGAGCGTGCGCAGATGGTGGCGGCGCTGAAGCCGGTGGATTATGTGGTGATTTTTGACGAGCCCGACCCCCTGAAGACGATTCTTGCTGTCAGGCCCGACGTATTGGTCAAGGGCGCCGACTGGGATGAAGAGAACATCATCGGGGCGAAAGAGGTGAAATCCTGGGGCGGTACCGTGTTCCGTGCACGGCTCATCAACAATCGATCCACCACCGATATCATTGAGAAGATCAGGAAACTGAAGATATAA
- a CDS encoding PAS domain S-box protein yields the protein MKNKKVKENGVAARQSDGLRDLMEFTTSVVEIVQDGLIAVDEERRILFFNKAAQKILEYDQDRVIGEHISKIFKEEEMEAILATGYRAGEARIARETEVSRSDGEKISIGYSTTVFTDEEGTSRGHIITFRDLTEINRMQEEILRMDRLASLGEISSGIAHEIRNPLAAIKTTAQAMEEELEKNDPQREFLIRIVKEIDRLDSLLRTFFSFAKPRRPMPTRCDIRDVVREVLLLLNKDIKNNMIEVLEKYPDNLPPVNADFNQMQQVFLNLFLNSINFKDPNRKNTIFITAWVKTQKKQNILEISVSDTGTGIDEEHIDKIFDPFFTTRARGTGLGLSITYRIIQRHGGTITVRSVVGEGTTFNIRLPSVS from the coding sequence TTGAAAAACAAAAAAGTGAAAGAAAACGGCGTTGCCGCCAGGCAGAGCGATGGGCTTCGGGATCTCATGGAGTTTACCACGAGCGTCGTCGAGATCGTTCAGGACGGTTTGATCGCCGTTGATGAAGAGCGACGGATTCTTTTTTTCAACAAGGCCGCCCAGAAAATCCTGGAATACGATCAGGATCGGGTCATCGGTGAGCACATCAGCAAGATTTTCAAGGAAGAGGAGATGGAGGCGATCCTCGCTACCGGATACCGCGCAGGTGAGGCGAGAATCGCCCGGGAAACCGAAGTAAGCAGGTCGGACGGTGAAAAAATATCCATCGGCTACAGCACCACCGTCTTCACCGATGAGGAGGGCACATCCCGGGGACATATCATCACCTTTCGGGATCTGACCGAGATAAACCGCATGCAGGAGGAAATCCTCAGGATGGACCGCCTGGCGTCCCTCGGCGAGATATCTTCGGGCATCGCCCATGAAATCAGAAATCCCCTGGCCGCCATCAAAACCACCGCCCAGGCGATGGAAGAGGAGCTGGAAAAGAACGATCCCCAGCGGGAGTTTCTCATCAGGATTGTCAAGGAGATCGATCGGCTCGATTCTCTGTTGCGTACGTTCTTTTCATTCGCAAAGCCCCGCCGTCCCATGCCGACCAGGTGCGACATACGGGATGTGGTCAGAGAGGTGCTGCTGCTTCTCAACAAGGACATCAAGAACAATATGATCGAGGTCCTAGAGAAATATCCGGACAATCTCCCCCCGGTCAATGCGGATTTCAACCAGATGCAGCAGGTCTTTTTGAACCTCTTTCTGAATTCCATCAACTTCAAGGATCCGAACAGGAAAAATACCATCTTCATCACCGCCTGGGTGAAAACCCAGAAGAAGCAGAATATTCTGGAAATATCGGTATCCGACACCGGGACCGGCATCGACGAAGAGCATATCGACAAGATATTTGATCCCTTCTTTACCACCCGTGCCCGGGGCACCGGCCTGGGCCTTTCCATTACCTACCGCATTATTCAGAGGCACGGCGGCACCATCACCGTTCGAAGTGTTGTGGGAGAAGGCACCACCTTTAATATCAGGCTCCCCTCGGTGAGTTGA
- a CDS encoding AsmA-like C-terminal domain-containing protein — protein sequence MKKNTKRLRILLEALILSFLVGLLLAIVALSALDMERYRGEIISAVSHALGADVTAGYLKPSLFPYFGVEANDLTALHTDGSYEIDAEEVIVGVSLWRLLFKEIVPRKIRVSSVDVCIFLAEDESVSDSVAAFFNRPVMSNGDQTGIRDILFEDALVCVYDGGDGGETAYRARIFRAWLFQRPKKNSITFAVSLAPPGEEGRGRISAFGEYHTDRGLVTRLILREMDLNTLSLWFDNPGDPDISGTLGGSVDVRYLDSRDWAMEGRLKVEDISAQDRRAYPDGMYIERLHIDALVTSTTEGIILEGVDVSSDELDVSLDCVFDRTESVDADDPGLFLDVLDCRFEGVDLQKYLRLIPYGLFSPDVGDYIQALFLEGVLDGSLHIAPEAEGSDGMGLSLSAQVRDATLDLDGIVLRGVRADVALDGDTLTVKNVGFADPSNRVRELGTMVIDMFDRPYMDRLVVDIEEIPYEDLKDILVSGVVNVITFLSYTEGEGTVWGRLEISSDMGTNVGPLVIEGDVNFADWAVALPSVNGIFAPTDASIIFHDDTMDIPTFEMRYPTSHLIASGTLTNYEDPLLVMDVSAPVLDLAELFGNGESSLLWRDVETTLIYQEGYFILNDLTCSAYGGSCRGDFGYVAEEADPYNEDENDTEDEREDDKGDHGKGAAGDETSDTPGDALMINRDVPGVGNVGDAIFYLNMEGEGVDMGALMEDTGLWHGVSGTGSFKFSLTSAPVVPEEIVGTLDGAVSLEITDGTIRQYNALSKIVSVMNISTYFRLRFPQLDAEGFPFDIVTGDFTIEDGVCHTENLFIDSRVIRITCVGDMDMVREEVDMIIGFQVLKTVDLVINKIPVVGYILTGEDGNLFTTYFHVYGPMKDPIVETMTLQSLGEGTLHIFERIYRFPLKGVLPR from the coding sequence ATGAAGAAAAATACGAAACGGCTTCGCATCCTGCTGGAAGCCCTCATTCTGTCGTTTTTGGTGGGCCTGTTGCTTGCGATTGTGGCGCTGTCGGCCCTGGATATGGAACGCTACAGGGGGGAGATCATCTCCGCGGTTTCACACGCCCTGGGGGCGGATGTGACCGCAGGCTACCTGAAGCCGTCTCTCTTTCCCTATTTCGGCGTGGAGGCCAATGACCTGACGGCACTGCACACAGACGGCTCGTATGAAATCGACGCCGAAGAGGTGATCGTCGGCGTCTCGCTCTGGAGGCTGTTATTCAAGGAGATCGTCCCCCGGAAGATTCGAGTCTCTTCGGTGGATGTCTGCATTTTTCTTGCCGAGGACGAATCCGTGTCGGATTCCGTGGCGGCCTTTTTCAACCGCCCGGTGATGAGCAACGGTGATCAGACCGGGATTAGGGATATCCTCTTCGAGGACGCCCTGGTCTGTGTATATGACGGAGGCGACGGGGGCGAAACGGCGTATCGCGCCCGCATCTTTCGCGCCTGGCTCTTCCAGCGACCGAAAAAGAACTCGATCACCTTCGCCGTGTCCCTGGCGCCGCCGGGGGAGGAGGGCCGGGGGAGGATCAGCGCCTTCGGGGAATATCACACCGACCGGGGACTGGTAACCCGGCTCATCCTCCGGGAGATGGATCTCAATACCCTGTCCCTCTGGTTCGACAATCCGGGCGATCCCGACATCTCCGGCACCCTGGGGGGGAGCGTCGATGTGAGGTATCTCGATTCCCGGGACTGGGCCATGGAGGGGCGCCTGAAGGTTGAGGATATCTCCGCACAGGACCGGCGCGCCTATCCGGACGGGATGTATATTGAGAGACTCCACATCGACGCCCTGGTGACATCGACGACGGAGGGAATCATTCTTGAGGGTGTGGATGTGTCTTCAGACGAGCTTGACGTGTCTCTCGACTGTGTTTTTGATCGAACGGAGAGCGTGGACGCGGATGATCCGGGACTTTTCCTTGACGTTCTGGACTGCCGGTTTGAGGGGGTTGACCTCCAAAAATACCTCCGATTGATTCCGTACGGATTATTCTCCCCCGACGTCGGAGATTACATCCAGGCATTATTTCTGGAGGGGGTGCTGGATGGTTCCCTCCATATCGCCCCTGAAGCGGAGGGATCGGATGGGATGGGTCTTTCGCTGTCCGCACAGGTGAGGGATGCGACCCTGGACCTTGACGGCATCGTGCTCAGGGGGGTGAGGGCCGATGTGGCCCTCGATGGAGACACCCTGACGGTGAAGAATGTGGGATTCGCCGATCCCTCCAATCGCGTCAGAGAGCTGGGGACGATGGTGATAGATATGTTCGACCGGCCCTACATGGATCGGCTTGTAGTGGATATCGAGGAGATCCCCTATGAGGACCTGAAGGATATTCTCGTCTCCGGAGTCGTGAATGTGATAACGTTTCTGTCGTACACCGAGGGCGAGGGGACGGTGTGGGGGAGGCTTGAGATCTCAAGTGATATGGGAACGAACGTGGGGCCGCTCGTTATTGAAGGGGACGTCAATTTCGCCGATTGGGCCGTGGCGCTTCCGAGCGTCAACGGGATATTTGCGCCCACCGACGCATCGATCATCTTCCACGACGATACAATGGACATCCCCACATTCGAGATGCGATATCCCACATCACACCTGATCGCCTCCGGCACGCTGACGAACTACGAGGATCCGTTGTTGGTCATGGACGTCTCCGCCCCGGTCCTGGACCTGGCGGAGCTTTTCGGCAACGGAGAATCGAGCCTCTTGTGGAGGGATGTGGAGACCACCCTGATTTACCAGGAGGGGTACTTTATCCTGAACGACCTGACCTGCAGCGCGTACGGCGGCTCGTGTCGGGGCGATTTCGGATACGTCGCCGAGGAAGCGGACCCTTATAATGAGGACGAGAACGATACGGAAGATGAAAGGGAAGATGATAAGGGAGACCACGGGAAAGGTGCCGCGGGCGACGAGACATCGGATACGCCCGGTGACGCGTTGATGATCAACAGGGATGTGCCGGGAGTTGGGAATGTCGGTGATGCGATTTTTTATCTGAACATGGAGGGGGAGGGTGTTGATATGGGAGCGCTGATGGAAGATACCGGGTTGTGGCACGGCGTGAGTGGAACCGGGTCTTTCAAGTTCTCCCTGACGTCTGCGCCGGTTGTGCCGGAAGAGATCGTGGGAACCCTTGACGGCGCCGTCTCCCTGGAGATCACCGACGGCACCATCCGGCAATACAACGCCCTCTCGAAGATCGTATCCGTGATGAACATCTCCACCTATTTCAGGCTCCGGTTTCCACAGCTCGACGCCGAGGGGTTTCCCTTCGACATCGTCACCGGCGACTTCACCATAGAAGACGGCGTGTGCCACACGGAAAATCTCTTTATCGACAGTCGGGTCATCCGCATCACCTGTGTGGGTGATATGGATATGGTTCGAGAAGAGGTGGATATGATCATCGGATTCCAGGTTCTCAAGACCGTGGATCTCGTGATAAACAAGATTCCTGTGGTTGGGTATATCCTTACCGGTGAAGACGGAAATCTCTTCACCACCTACTTTCATGTATACGGCCCGATGAAAGACCCGATTGTGGAGACGATGACGCTGCAGTCCCTCGGGGAGGGGACGCTTCACATCTTCGAGCGTATCTATCGATTCCCCCTCAAAGGGGTGTTGCCGAGGTAG
- a CDS encoding sigma-54-dependent Fis family transcriptional regulator, whose translation MPDVTSVKTRILIVEDDQLLGDSLARALKRADYAVLGAATGAEAISHVEERGIHLALIDMRLPDTDGVSLMNEIHSQEPDVPVIIMTAYGDVQVAVDAMKAGAADYLQKPFDLNELKIILARVLENVGMARRLDTFKRREESQSWDISGTSPQMQSIRELILVVADTPRTPVLITGESGTGKELVAGAIHRASSRCDAPLVKINVSAVPENLLESEFFGHRRGAFTDAKENKKGLFEIAHRGTLFLDEVGEMKPSLQPKLLRFLETQTFTQVGGTKEIQVDVRVIAATNRDLADLVRQGTFRDDLYYRLKVMGIDIPPLRERREDIEPLVERFLAEAVNELRKKVTGVTDEAREALLEYDWPGNVRELKNVIERAVILTKSGVIDLDHLPQDVVRGRRTGEVREYRSLLEVEQEHIQTVLSGVGGNRSEAARILGISRSTLLEKLKRFH comes from the coding sequence ATGCCTGACGTCACCTCCGTAAAAACCCGCATTCTCATCGTCGAAGATGATCAGCTTCTGGGCGACTCCCTGGCGCGGGCCCTCAAGAGGGCTGATTACGCAGTCCTGGGCGCCGCCACCGGCGCCGAGGCGATCTCTCACGTGGAAGAGAGGGGAATACATCTGGCGCTTATCGATATGCGGCTCCCGGACACGGACGGCGTCTCTCTTATGAACGAGATTCACTCCCAGGAGCCGGATGTCCCCGTTATCATCATGACCGCCTACGGCGACGTCCAGGTGGCCGTGGACGCCATGAAGGCGGGAGCCGCCGATTATCTCCAGAAGCCGTTTGACTTGAACGAATTGAAAATAATACTCGCCAGGGTGTTGGAAAATGTGGGCATGGCCAGAAGGCTGGATACCTTCAAACGAAGGGAGGAGTCGCAGTCGTGGGATATTTCCGGGACGAGTCCCCAGATGCAGTCGATACGGGAGTTGATACTGGTGGTGGCCGATACGCCGAGAACCCCGGTTTTGATCACGGGGGAGAGCGGCACCGGAAAGGAGCTGGTGGCCGGTGCGATACACAGGGCGTCAAGCAGGTGTGACGCACCTCTGGTGAAGATAAACGTCAGCGCCGTTCCGGAGAATCTCCTGGAATCGGAATTCTTCGGACACAGGCGGGGTGCGTTCACCGACGCCAAGGAGAATAAAAAGGGACTTTTTGAAATCGCCCATCGGGGGACGCTCTTTCTCGACGAAGTGGGGGAGATGAAGCCGTCGCTCCAGCCCAAGCTCCTCAGATTTCTCGAAACCCAGACCTTCACCCAGGTGGGCGGGACCAAGGAGATACAGGTAGACGTCCGGGTGATCGCCGCCACAAACCGGGATCTGGCGGATCTCGTGCGGCAGGGGACGTTTCGGGACGATCTCTACTATCGGCTCAAGGTCATGGGCATCGATATCCCCCCCCTGAGGGAGAGAAGAGAGGACATAGAGCCGCTGGTGGAAAGATTTCTGGCCGAAGCGGTCAATGAGTTGAGAAAGAAGGTGACCGGGGTGACGGACGAAGCCCGCGAGGCGCTTTTGGAATATGACTGGCCGGGCAATGTCAGGGAGTTGAAGAACGTCATTGAACGGGCGGTTATCCTCACCAAGTCCGGAGTTATCGATCTGGATCACCTTCCCCAGGACGTGGTGAGAGGAAGACGAACCGGTGAGGTTCGTGAATACAGGTCTCTTCTCGAGGTGGAACAGGAGCATATCCAAACGGTCCTCTCCGGTGTCGGCGGTAACAGATCCGAGGCGGCCCGGATCCTGGGAATTTCCCGTTCCACACTGTTGGAAAAACTAAAACGCTTCCATTAA
- a CDS encoding DUF2520 domain-containing protein yields the protein MTEQKTVGIVGVGKVGGAMAVLLTRAGYDVACISSTNEEKLARAEQEVLRERGALGISGGPVVLTDPVPESAAVDILFITTSDRVIGDVARDLAERGGVSEGQIVAHMSGSLTSQVLEPVRSRGALAASLHPLQSFADVSQAIANIPGSVFCLEGDEGTHEELSAIIEVLGGVKLQIPAEHKPLYHAGAVVASNYLVSLVWVSLMMYEAIGLDNTAAVDALMPLIEGTLKNIRALGAPRALTGPIARGDWKTVADHLEVMRTTTPHLMDVYRSMGELTVQAARENKSTTDEFLDKILQILAAGGDGS from the coding sequence ATGACCGAACAAAAAACGGTGGGTATTGTCGGCGTCGGCAAGGTCGGAGGTGCCATGGCCGTTCTTCTGACCAGGGCCGGATACGACGTCGCATGTATCTCGAGCACGAATGAAGAAAAACTCGCCCGTGCGGAACAGGAGGTCCTGCGGGAGAGGGGCGCCCTCGGCATATCCGGCGGCCCCGTCGTTTTAACGGACCCGGTACCCGAAAGCGCCGCCGTCGACATATTGTTTATCACCACGTCCGATCGGGTCATCGGAGATGTGGCCCGGGACCTGGCGGAGCGGGGAGGGGTATCGGAAGGTCAGATCGTGGCGCACATGAGCGGTTCTTTGACATCACAGGTGCTCGAACCTGTTCGGAGTCGGGGCGCATTGGCGGCGTCGCTCCATCCGCTGCAGAGCTTCGCGGACGTATCCCAGGCCATTGCAAATATTCCCGGCTCCGTCTTCTGCCTTGAGGGAGATGAGGGGACGCATGAAGAGCTTTCGGCGATCATTGAGGTTCTGGGGGGGGTGAAGCTTCAGATCCCCGCCGAGCACAAGCCGCTGTATCACGCCGGGGCGGTGGTGGCCTCGAATTACCTGGTGAGTCTGGTGTGGGTATCGCTGATGATGTATGAGGCCATCGGGCTGGACAACACTGCAGCCGTCGACGCCCTGATGCCGCTCATCGAGGGGACCCTGAAAAACATCCGCGCCCTGGGAGCACCCAGGGCCCTCACCGGTCCCATCGCCCGGGGAGACTGGAAGACGGTGGCCGATCACCTGGAGGTCATGCGCACGACCACGCCTCATCTCATGGACGTATACCGATCCATGGGAGAGCTGACGGTACAGGCCGCCCGGGAAAATAAAAGCACCACCGATGAGTTTCTGGATAAAATTCTTCAGATCCTCGCCGCCGGAGGCGATGGGTCCTGA
- a CDS encoding amino acid permease produces MEDTKLARSIGLVGAVAITVGCVIGMSIFVLIGDMASLAGPALPLAFLFALIPALFNVITVAQLGSAIPRAGGGYVFTSRIISPFWGLFTSWFIILAIIGALSTVGVGLAQYVNEYLPFGLSDTLTAVLIVGAFVLVNAVGLVFAEAVQIIMVGQMIIALLIFGAWGLFGAEGAAGEPAPFFIGGFSSIALASVLCYFSYIGFATIAELGEEMRHPKENIPRSIGIAAVIIFILYALISVVFNKVMGYNPDELAELGAPLTQAGWLFLPAWAVHFLSIGALGAGLTSINAGVIGMPREIFAQSRDGMMPSLFQHVTKKQKTPIWAILAVFPPVMVLLLFNLGEDFYGFLAVGALLLTNITIAFACMKLPKIYPDDYERSPFKISRGWLTFISWAAVVTSGIFIVLILLDKQNLIIGAILAGWCVLIMLYYWARKRFMIRSGMDLEKLYSTIPGYEED; encoded by the coding sequence ATGGAAGATACAAAACTGGCACGTTCCATCGGATTGGTCGGCGCGGTAGCCATCACTGTGGGGTGCGTTATCGGGATGTCCATCTTCGTGCTCATCGGAGACATGGCCTCCCTGGCCGGACCGGCCCTGCCGCTTGCGTTTCTCTTCGCCCTGATACCCGCCCTCTTTAACGTCATCACCGTGGCGCAGCTCGGGAGCGCCATCCCCCGGGCCGGCGGCGGGTACGTATTCACCTCCCGCATCATAAGTCCATTTTGGGGATTGTTTACCTCGTGGTTTATCATTCTCGCGATTATCGGGGCGCTCTCCACCGTGGGCGTGGGGCTCGCCCAGTACGTGAACGAGTACCTCCCGTTCGGTCTCAGCGATACGCTGACGGCCGTCCTGATTGTGGGGGCGTTCGTCCTGGTCAACGCCGTCGGTCTGGTGTTCGCGGAAGCTGTCCAGATTATCATGGTGGGACAGATGATCATTGCGCTGTTGATCTTCGGGGCTTGGGGGCTTTTCGGTGCAGAGGGTGCCGCCGGTGAGCCGGCCCCGTTTTTCATAGGCGGATTCAGCAGCATCGCCCTGGCGTCGGTGCTGTGCTACTTCTCGTATATCGGTTTCGCCACCATCGCCGAGCTGGGCGAGGAGATGAGACACCCGAAGGAGAACATTCCCCGCTCCATCGGCATCGCCGCGGTAATCATTTTTATTCTATACGCCCTCATCAGCGTGGTGTTCAACAAGGTGATGGGATACAATCCCGATGAACTGGCGGAGTTGGGTGCGCCCCTAACCCAGGCGGGGTGGCTGTTTTTGCCGGCCTGGGCGGTGCACTTTCTGAGCATCGGCGCTCTGGGGGCCGGGCTGACCTCCATCAACGCAGGCGTCATCGGCATGCCCAGGGAAATTTTCGCGCAGAGCAGGGACGGTATGATGCCCTCTCTGTTCCAGCACGTGACGAAGAAGCAGAAAACCCCGATCTGGGCGATTCTGGCGGTATTCCCTCCGGTGATGGTGCTCTTGCTGTTCAATCTGGGGGAGGATTTCTACGGCTTTCTCGCCGTGGGGGCGCTGCTTCTGACCAACATCACCATCGCGTTCGCCTGCATGAAGCTGCCCAAAATCTATCCCGATGATTACGAACGCTCACCGTTTAAGATTTCCAGGGGATGGCTCACCTTCATCTCCTGGGCCGCCGTCGTGACCTCGGGGATATTTATCGTGCTTATTCTTCTGGATAAGCAGAATCTGATTATCGGCGCCATACTGGCCGGGTGGTGCGTCTTGATTATGCTCTATTACTGGGCCAGAAAACGCTTCATGATACGATCCGGAATGGATTTAGAAAAACTCTATTCCACCATTCCCGGATACGAGGAGGACTAA
- a CDS encoding response regulator yields the protein MAAKDRILIVDDEETLTWSMQKSLSKDKDKFEVMVANSAEDALKVLENEDIRLVISDIRMPGISGLDLLSKIKKEYPHIKVIIMTAYGSPDVQKDANMRGSLHYVEKPFEMKDIRKLIIDSLQEVKKGFEGQLSDLLLTDVIQMKCLGKAHSSLTIKSGPKEGKIYFQDGDITHCLAENLVGEEAFYEILTWPEGTFLSKSGDTPEKKTINKDWQFLIMEGLRIADEAARTDIEKPGKKEPGPTVTPSADQEKFYEHFDKGFHFLRDNDLEKARNEWEKALELQPDNDMVKFNLKKLAEREEKAKKEKKGKKA from the coding sequence ATGGCCGCTAAGGATAGAATTTTAATCGTCGACGACGAGGAAACACTCACCTGGAGTATGCAGAAAAGTCTCTCCAAGGATAAGGATAAATTTGAGGTCATGGTCGCCAACAGTGCGGAAGACGCGCTGAAGGTCCTGGAAAACGAGGATATACGGCTTGTGATTTCCGACATCAGGATGCCCGGCATTTCCGGACTGGATCTGCTCTCTAAAATCAAAAAGGAATATCCGCATATAAAAGTCATTATCATGACGGCATATGGGTCCCCCGATGTTCAGAAAGACGCAAACATGCGGGGATCGCTGCATTATGTCGAGAAGCCCTTCGAGATGAAGGACATCAGAAAACTCATCATAGATTCCCTCCAGGAAGTCAAAAAGGGATTCGAGGGACAGCTTTCCGATCTTCTGCTGACAGATGTAATCCAGATGAAGTGTTTGGGGAAGGCCCATTCATCGCTGACCATCAAGAGCGGACCAAAAGAGGGAAAGATATATTTTCAGGACGGCGATATCACCCACTGCCTGGCGGAGAATCTCGTAGGCGAAGAAGCATTCTATGAGATTCTGACCTGGCCGGAGGGAACGTTTCTTTCCAAGAGCGGCGATACGCCTGAGAAAAAGACCATCAACAAAGACTGGCAGTTTCTCATCATGGAGGGACTGCGCATCGCCGACGAGGCGGCCAGAACCGATATAGAGAAACCGGGAAAGAAAGAGCCCGGTCCAACGGTAACGCCCAGCGCCGACCAGGAGAAGTTTTACGAGCACTTCGATAAGGGATTTCATTTTCTGCGAGATAACGATCTGGAAAAAGCACGGAATGAATGGGAAAAGGCGCTCGAGCTTCAGCCGGACAACGACATGGTGAAATTCAACCTCAAGAAGCTGGCGGAGCGGGAAGAGAAGGCGAAAAAAGAAAAAAAGGGAAAAAAGGCATAA
- the trxA gene encoding thioredoxin, whose translation MSSSVMEINDSNFDQEVLKSDKLTLVDFWAPWCGPCRIISPVIDELSKDYDGRVKFTKMNVDENPSTASSFGIRGIPTVVFVKNGEVVDQVVGAVPKSALEKAINASL comes from the coding sequence ATGAGTTCTTCGGTAATGGAGATTAATGATTCAAACTTTGATCAGGAAGTATTGAAATCCGATAAGCTGACTCTTGTGGATTTTTGGGCGCCCTGGTGCGGACCATGCAGAATAATCTCTCCGGTCATTGATGAGCTGTCCAAAGACTATGACGGCAGAGTGAAGTTCACCAAGATGAATGTGGACGAGAATCCCTCTACCGCCTCGTCGTTCGGCATCAGGGGCATCCCCACCGTGGTGTTCGTAAAGAACGGCGAAGTGGTGGATCAGGTCGTCGGCGCCGTGCCAAAATCCGCGCTTGAAAAAGCCATCAATGCATCGCTCTGA